One genomic window of Oncorhynchus clarkii lewisi isolate Uvic-CL-2024 chromosome 5, UVic_Ocla_1.0, whole genome shotgun sequence includes the following:
- the LOC139408996 gene encoding uncharacterized protein isoform X4 has translation MEGPRPVVLSGPSGAGKSTLMKMLLRDYDGVFGFSVSHTTRSPRPGEVDGKDYHFSNREAMQEDIDDGTYIENAEFSGNLYGTSKSSVDEVRANGLICILDVDIQGVRNIKQTDLDPIYVSIQPPSIEILEKRLRDRNTETEESLQKRLEAARVDMELSNEPGVFDMLIVNDDLEEAYEKLQSVLIEEITKVQSTKKERCNSIMSGPRPVVISGPSGAGKSTLLKKLLKDYKGVFGFSVSHTTRDPRPGEVDGKDYHFTNREAMQEDIDKGEFIETDEFSGNLYGTSKSAVQDVRAKGLICILDVDIAGVRHIKETNLDPIYISIQPPSIEVLEERLRGRATETEEKIQSRLEEARTDMEECNEPGLFDIVIVNSDLDEAYEKLQSVLKEEITKVQEVIKS, from the exons ATGGAAGGACCCAGGCCTGTTGTTCTGAGCGGCCCCTCGGGGGCAGGGAAGAGCACTCTTATGAAGATGCTGCTGAGGGATTACGATGGAGTCTTTGGCTTCAGCGTGTCAC ATACAACAAGGAGCCCACGACCAGGAGAGGTAGACGGCAAAG ATTACCACTTCTCCAACAGGGAGGCTATGCAGGAGGATATTGACGATGGGACGTACATTGAGAATGCAGAGTTTTCCGGGAACCTGTATGGAACAAG CAAGTCTTCTGTAGATGAAGTGCGGGCCAATGGTCTCATCTGCATTCTGGATGTGGACATCCAGGGAGTGAGGAACATCAAGCAAACTGACCTGGACCCTATCTATGTCTCTATCCAGCCCCCCTCTATAGAGATCCTG GAAAAGCGTCTGAGGGACAGAAATACGGAGACAGAGGAGAGTCTGCAGAAGCGTCTGGAGGCAGCACGGGTTGACATGGAGCTCA GCAACGAGCCTGGAGTGTTTGACATGCTTATTGTCAATGATGACTTAGAGGAGGCTTATGAGAAGTTGCAAAGTGTTCTTATTGAG GAAATTACTAAAGTTCAGTCAACCAAGAAAGAAAGATGCAATTC TATTATGTCAGGACCCAGGCCTGTTGTAATAAGTGGCCCCTCAGGGGCAGGGAAGAGCACTCTGCTGAAGAAGCTGCTGAAGGACTACAAGGGAGTTTTCGGCTTCAGCGTATCAC ATACAACAAGGGACCCACGTCCAGGAGAGGTAGATGGCAAAG ATTACCACTTCACAAACAGGGAGGCTATGCAGGAGGATATTGACAAGGGAGAATTCATTGAGACTGATGAGTTTTCGGGCAACCTGTACGGAACAAG TAAGAGTGCTGTACAGGACGTGAGGGCCAAGGGCCTCATTTGTATCTTGGACGTGGATATCGCAGGAGTGAGGCACATCAAGGAGACTAACCTGGACCCAATCTACATCTCTATCCAGCCCCCCTCTATTGAGGTCCTG GAAGAACGTCTGAGGGGTAGAGCGACGGAGACAGAGGAGAAAATACAGAGCCGCCTGGAAGAAGCCCGGACTGACATGGAGGAGT GCAACGAGCCTGGATTGTTTGACATTGTCATTGTCAACAGCGACTTGGATGAGGCCTATGAGAAGTTGCAAAGTGTTCTTAAGGAG GAAATAACAAAAGTTCAGGAGGTCATCAAGTCATAA
- the LOC139408996 gene encoding uncharacterized protein isoform X2 — protein sequence MEGPRPVVLSGPSGAGKSTLMKMLLRDYDGVFGFSVSHTTRSPRPGEVDGKDYHFSNREAMQEDIDDGTYIENAEFSGNLYGTSKSSVDEVRANGLICILDVDIQGVRNIKQTDLDPIYVSIQPPSIEILEKRLRDRNTETEESLQKRLEAARVDMELSNEPGVFDMLIVNDDLEEAYEKLQSVLIEEITKVQSTKKERCNSIMSGPRPVVISGPSGAGKSTLLKKLLKDYKGVFGFSVSHTTRDPRPGEVDGKGLFGLPMLLGAMLLPVADVLSSVSSADYHFTNREAMQEDIDKGEFIETDEFSGNLYGTSKSAVQDVRAKGLICILDVDIAGVRHIKETNLDPIYISIQPPSIEVLEERLRGRATETEEKIQSRLEEARTDMEECNEPGLFDIVIVNSDLDEAYEKLQSVLKEEITKVQEVIKS from the exons ATGGAAGGACCCAGGCCTGTTGTTCTGAGCGGCCCCTCGGGGGCAGGGAAGAGCACTCTTATGAAGATGCTGCTGAGGGATTACGATGGAGTCTTTGGCTTCAGCGTGTCAC ATACAACAAGGAGCCCACGACCAGGAGAGGTAGACGGCAAAG ATTACCACTTCTCCAACAGGGAGGCTATGCAGGAGGATATTGACGATGGGACGTACATTGAGAATGCAGAGTTTTCCGGGAACCTGTATGGAACAAG CAAGTCTTCTGTAGATGAAGTGCGGGCCAATGGTCTCATCTGCATTCTGGATGTGGACATCCAGGGAGTGAGGAACATCAAGCAAACTGACCTGGACCCTATCTATGTCTCTATCCAGCCCCCCTCTATAGAGATCCTG GAAAAGCGTCTGAGGGACAGAAATACGGAGACAGAGGAGAGTCTGCAGAAGCGTCTGGAGGCAGCACGGGTTGACATGGAGCTCA GCAACGAGCCTGGAGTGTTTGACATGCTTATTGTCAATGATGACTTAGAGGAGGCTTATGAGAAGTTGCAAAGTGTTCTTATTGAG GAAATTACTAAAGTTCAGTCAACCAAGAAAGAAAGATGCAATTC TATTATGTCAGGACCCAGGCCTGTTGTAATAAGTGGCCCCTCAGGGGCAGGGAAGAGCACTCTGCTGAAGAAGCTGCTGAAGGACTACAAGGGAGTTTTCGGCTTCAGCGTATCAC ATACAACAAGGGACCCACGTCCAGGAGAGGTAGATGGCAAAG GCCTGTTCGGTCTGCCTATGCTTCTGGGGGCTATGTTACTGCCCGTAGCAGACGTCCTATCTTCTGTTTCATCTGCAG ATTACCACTTCACAAACAGGGAGGCTATGCAGGAGGATATTGACAAGGGAGAATTCATTGAGACTGATGAGTTTTCGGGCAACCTGTACGGAACAAG TAAGAGTGCTGTACAGGACGTGAGGGCCAAGGGCCTCATTTGTATCTTGGACGTGGATATCGCAGGAGTGAGGCACATCAAGGAGACTAACCTGGACCCAATCTACATCTCTATCCAGCCCCCCTCTATTGAGGTCCTG GAAGAACGTCTGAGGGGTAGAGCGACGGAGACAGAGGAGAAAATACAGAGCCGCCTGGAAGAAGCCCGGACTGACATGGAGGAGT GCAACGAGCCTGGATTGTTTGACATTGTCATTGTCAACAGCGACTTGGATGAGGCCTATGAGAAGTTGCAAAGTGTTCTTAAGGAG GAAATAACAAAAGTTCAGGAGGTCATCAAGTCATAA
- the LOC139408996 gene encoding guanylate kinase-like isoform X5 encodes MQEDIDDGTYIENAEFSGNLYGTSKSSVDEVRANGLICILDVDIQGVRNIKQTDLDPIYVSIQPPSIEILEKRLRDRNTETEESLQKRLEAARVDMELSNEPGVFDMLIVNDDLEEAYEKLQSVLIEEITKVQSTKKERCNSIMSGPRPVVISGPSGAGKSTLLKKLLKDYKGVFGFSVSHTTRDPRPGEVDGKGLFGLPMLLGAMLLPVADVLSSVSSADYHFTNREAMQEDIDKGEFIETDEFSGNLYGTSKSAVQDVRAKGLICILDVDIAGVRHIKETNLDPIYISIQPPSIEVLEERLRGRATETEEKIQSRLEEARTDMEECNEPGLFDIVIVNSDLDEAYEKLQSVLKEEMSDVILMKAFQGQTCYLISF; translated from the exons ATGCAGGAGGATATTGACGATGGGACGTACATTGAGAATGCAGAGTTTTCCGGGAACCTGTATGGAACAAG CAAGTCTTCTGTAGATGAAGTGCGGGCCAATGGTCTCATCTGCATTCTGGATGTGGACATCCAGGGAGTGAGGAACATCAAGCAAACTGACCTGGACCCTATCTATGTCTCTATCCAGCCCCCCTCTATAGAGATCCTG GAAAAGCGTCTGAGGGACAGAAATACGGAGACAGAGGAGAGTCTGCAGAAGCGTCTGGAGGCAGCACGGGTTGACATGGAGCTCA GCAACGAGCCTGGAGTGTTTGACATGCTTATTGTCAATGATGACTTAGAGGAGGCTTATGAGAAGTTGCAAAGTGTTCTTATTGAG GAAATTACTAAAGTTCAGTCAACCAAGAAAGAAAGATGCAATTC TATTATGTCAGGACCCAGGCCTGTTGTAATAAGTGGCCCCTCAGGGGCAGGGAAGAGCACTCTGCTGAAGAAGCTGCTGAAGGACTACAAGGGAGTTTTCGGCTTCAGCGTATCAC ATACAACAAGGGACCCACGTCCAGGAGAGGTAGATGGCAAAG GCCTGTTCGGTCTGCCTATGCTTCTGGGGGCTATGTTACTGCCCGTAGCAGACGTCCTATCTTCTGTTTCATCTGCAG ATTACCACTTCACAAACAGGGAGGCTATGCAGGAGGATATTGACAAGGGAGAATTCATTGAGACTGATGAGTTTTCGGGCAACCTGTACGGAACAAG TAAGAGTGCTGTACAGGACGTGAGGGCCAAGGGCCTCATTTGTATCTTGGACGTGGATATCGCAGGAGTGAGGCACATCAAGGAGACTAACCTGGACCCAATCTACATCTCTATCCAGCCCCCCTCTATTGAGGTCCTG GAAGAACGTCTGAGGGGTAGAGCGACGGAGACAGAGGAGAAAATACAGAGCCGCCTGGAAGAAGCCCGGACTGACATGGAGGAGT GCAACGAGCCTGGATTGTTTGACATTGTCATTGTCAACAGCGACTTGGATGAGGCCTATGAGAAGTTGCAAAGTGTTCTTAAGGAG GAAATGTCGGATGTGATTCTGATGAAGGCCTTTCAAGGCCAAACCTGCTATTTAATTTCATTTTAA
- the LOC139408996 gene encoding uncharacterized protein isoform X1 encodes MEGPRPVVLSGPSGAGKSTLMKMLLRDYDGVFGFSVSHTTRSPRPGEVDGKDYHFSNREAMQEDIDDGTYIENAEFSGNLYGTSKSSVDEVRANGLICILDVDIQGVRNIKQTDLDPIYVSIQPPSIEILEKRLRDRNTETEESLQKRLEAARVDMELSNEPGVFDMLIVNDDLEEAYEKLQSVLIEEITKVQSTKKERCNSIMSGPRPVVISGPSGAGKSTLLKKLLKDYKGVFGFSVSHTTRDPRPGEVDGKGLFGLPMLLGAMLLPVADVLSSVSSADYHFTNREAMQEDIDKGEFIETDEFSGNLYGTSKSAVQDVRAKGLICILDVDIAGVRHIKETNLDPIYISIQPPSIEVLEERLRGRATETEEKIQSRLEEARTDMEECNEPGLFDIVIVNSDLDEAYEKLQSVLKEEMSDVILMKAFQGQTCYLISF; translated from the exons ATGGAAGGACCCAGGCCTGTTGTTCTGAGCGGCCCCTCGGGGGCAGGGAAGAGCACTCTTATGAAGATGCTGCTGAGGGATTACGATGGAGTCTTTGGCTTCAGCGTGTCAC ATACAACAAGGAGCCCACGACCAGGAGAGGTAGACGGCAAAG ATTACCACTTCTCCAACAGGGAGGCTATGCAGGAGGATATTGACGATGGGACGTACATTGAGAATGCAGAGTTTTCCGGGAACCTGTATGGAACAAG CAAGTCTTCTGTAGATGAAGTGCGGGCCAATGGTCTCATCTGCATTCTGGATGTGGACATCCAGGGAGTGAGGAACATCAAGCAAACTGACCTGGACCCTATCTATGTCTCTATCCAGCCCCCCTCTATAGAGATCCTG GAAAAGCGTCTGAGGGACAGAAATACGGAGACAGAGGAGAGTCTGCAGAAGCGTCTGGAGGCAGCACGGGTTGACATGGAGCTCA GCAACGAGCCTGGAGTGTTTGACATGCTTATTGTCAATGATGACTTAGAGGAGGCTTATGAGAAGTTGCAAAGTGTTCTTATTGAG GAAATTACTAAAGTTCAGTCAACCAAGAAAGAAAGATGCAATTC TATTATGTCAGGACCCAGGCCTGTTGTAATAAGTGGCCCCTCAGGGGCAGGGAAGAGCACTCTGCTGAAGAAGCTGCTGAAGGACTACAAGGGAGTTTTCGGCTTCAGCGTATCAC ATACAACAAGGGACCCACGTCCAGGAGAGGTAGATGGCAAAG GCCTGTTCGGTCTGCCTATGCTTCTGGGGGCTATGTTACTGCCCGTAGCAGACGTCCTATCTTCTGTTTCATCTGCAG ATTACCACTTCACAAACAGGGAGGCTATGCAGGAGGATATTGACAAGGGAGAATTCATTGAGACTGATGAGTTTTCGGGCAACCTGTACGGAACAAG TAAGAGTGCTGTACAGGACGTGAGGGCCAAGGGCCTCATTTGTATCTTGGACGTGGATATCGCAGGAGTGAGGCACATCAAGGAGACTAACCTGGACCCAATCTACATCTCTATCCAGCCCCCCTCTATTGAGGTCCTG GAAGAACGTCTGAGGGGTAGAGCGACGGAGACAGAGGAGAAAATACAGAGCCGCCTGGAAGAAGCCCGGACTGACATGGAGGAGT GCAACGAGCCTGGATTGTTTGACATTGTCATTGTCAACAGCGACTTGGATGAGGCCTATGAGAAGTTGCAAAGTGTTCTTAAGGAG GAAATGTCGGATGTGATTCTGATGAAGGCCTTTCAAGGCCAAACCTGCTATTTAATTTCATTTTAA
- the LOC139408996 gene encoding uncharacterized protein isoform X3: protein MEGPRPVVLSGPSGAGKSTLMKMLLRDYDGVFGFSVSHTTRSPRPGEVDGKDYHFSNREAMQEDIDDGTYIENAEFSGNLYGTSKSSVDEVRANGLICILDVDIQGVRNIKQTDLDPIYVSIQPPSIEILEKRLRDRNTETEESLQKRLEAARVDMELSNEPGVFDMLIVNDDLEEAYEKLQSVLIEEITKVQSTKKERCNSIMSGPRPVVISGPSGAGKSTLLKKLLKDYKGVFGFSVSHTTRDPRPGEVDGKDYHFTNREAMQEDIDKGEFIETDEFSGNLYGTSKSAVQDVRAKGLICILDVDIAGVRHIKETNLDPIYISIQPPSIEVLEERLRGRATETEEKIQSRLEEARTDMEECNEPGLFDIVIVNSDLDEAYEKLQSVLKEEMSDVILMKAFQGQTCYLISF, encoded by the exons ATGGAAGGACCCAGGCCTGTTGTTCTGAGCGGCCCCTCGGGGGCAGGGAAGAGCACTCTTATGAAGATGCTGCTGAGGGATTACGATGGAGTCTTTGGCTTCAGCGTGTCAC ATACAACAAGGAGCCCACGACCAGGAGAGGTAGACGGCAAAG ATTACCACTTCTCCAACAGGGAGGCTATGCAGGAGGATATTGACGATGGGACGTACATTGAGAATGCAGAGTTTTCCGGGAACCTGTATGGAACAAG CAAGTCTTCTGTAGATGAAGTGCGGGCCAATGGTCTCATCTGCATTCTGGATGTGGACATCCAGGGAGTGAGGAACATCAAGCAAACTGACCTGGACCCTATCTATGTCTCTATCCAGCCCCCCTCTATAGAGATCCTG GAAAAGCGTCTGAGGGACAGAAATACGGAGACAGAGGAGAGTCTGCAGAAGCGTCTGGAGGCAGCACGGGTTGACATGGAGCTCA GCAACGAGCCTGGAGTGTTTGACATGCTTATTGTCAATGATGACTTAGAGGAGGCTTATGAGAAGTTGCAAAGTGTTCTTATTGAG GAAATTACTAAAGTTCAGTCAACCAAGAAAGAAAGATGCAATTC TATTATGTCAGGACCCAGGCCTGTTGTAATAAGTGGCCCCTCAGGGGCAGGGAAGAGCACTCTGCTGAAGAAGCTGCTGAAGGACTACAAGGGAGTTTTCGGCTTCAGCGTATCAC ATACAACAAGGGACCCACGTCCAGGAGAGGTAGATGGCAAAG ATTACCACTTCACAAACAGGGAGGCTATGCAGGAGGATATTGACAAGGGAGAATTCATTGAGACTGATGAGTTTTCGGGCAACCTGTACGGAACAAG TAAGAGTGCTGTACAGGACGTGAGGGCCAAGGGCCTCATTTGTATCTTGGACGTGGATATCGCAGGAGTGAGGCACATCAAGGAGACTAACCTGGACCCAATCTACATCTCTATCCAGCCCCCCTCTATTGAGGTCCTG GAAGAACGTCTGAGGGGTAGAGCGACGGAGACAGAGGAGAAAATACAGAGCCGCCTGGAAGAAGCCCGGACTGACATGGAGGAGT GCAACGAGCCTGGATTGTTTGACATTGTCATTGTCAACAGCGACTTGGATGAGGCCTATGAGAAGTTGCAAAGTGTTCTTAAGGAG GAAATGTCGGATGTGATTCTGATGAAGGCCTTTCAAGGCCAAACCTGCTATTTAATTTCATTTTAA